From Saccharothrix espanaensis DSM 44229, the proteins below share one genomic window:
- a CDS encoding transposase — translation MPKRYPPEFRRKVLDLVASGRRVAQVAADLDISDQTIYAWRRQEPIDSGQLPGTTSTDNAELVAARRRIAELEAEVAVHRRAAELLKEGSPPKAVRGGHGDRLRRAVDPARLPRARSGGMRRCPSTCDVDTRSAGRA, via the coding sequence ATGCCCAAGCGGTACCCACCCGAGTTCCGGCGCAAGGTGCTCGACCTGGTCGCGTCCGGCCGCCGCGTCGCCCAGGTCGCGGCGGATCTCGACATCAGTGACCAGACGATCTACGCCTGGCGCCGCCAGGAGCCCATCGACTCCGGACAACTACCCGGCACCACCAGCACCGACAACGCCGAACTGGTCGCGGCGCGTCGGCGGATCGCCGAACTCGAGGCCGAGGTCGCCGTCCACCGCCGCGCCGCCGAACTGCTCAAGGAGGGCAGCCCCCCAAAGGCGGTACGAGGCGGTCACGGTGATCGCCTCCGAAGGGCGGTCGATCCAGCTCGCCTGCCGCGTGCTCGGAGTGGCGGAATGCGTCGCTGTCCATCCACATGCGACGTCGATACTCGATCAGCAGGCCGTGCATGA
- a CDS encoding DUF2690 domain-containing protein, translated as MKNVTGNQGVRRRLAAALVTALAFLMASVTSAQAEGANGGSNYYDGKDPAATGCNVNASQIATRPILDRNTGQQVASIQIFYSWSCGANWIRVTGNPYGGNATKYIASSLGGWNSEWDPGYGSSYSMMVYAPGTAQINGYVYLFEPGINEWNWRAEGTFSL; from the coding sequence GTGAAGAACGTGACAGGGAATCAGGGGGTGCGCCGTCGTCTGGCCGCCGCCCTCGTGACCGCGTTGGCGTTTTTGATGGCCAGCGTGACTTCCGCGCAGGCCGAAGGTGCCAATGGCGGCAGCAACTACTACGACGGCAAGGACCCGGCGGCCACCGGCTGCAACGTCAACGCGTCGCAGATCGCTACCCGGCCGATCCTCGACCGCAATACCGGTCAGCAGGTGGCGTCGATCCAGATCTTTTACTCCTGGTCGTGCGGCGCGAACTGGATCCGGGTGACCGGCAACCCGTACGGCGGCAACGCGACCAAGTACATCGCGTCGTCGCTGGGCGGGTGGAACAGCGAGTGGGACCCAGGGTATGGGTCGAGCTACTCGATGATGGTCTACGCGCCCGGGACGGCGCAGATCAACGGCTACGTCTACCTGTTCGAACCTGGGATCAACGAGTGGAACTGGAGGGCTGAGGGCACCTTCTCCCTGTAG
- a CDS encoding nSTAND1 domain-containing NTPase has product MTDKDPLPRDEGRPGAISTPAEFAQELDRLRRRSGRSFRALATDTGLGFTTISGYCRGRHMPQMAVTGQFATLLAAMGVTSAQARQEWLDVLATLRGQVEREVASAPNPYRGLEPFQIKDAGFFFGRGELVDRLLAELARRRGTGSPLIVVGPSGSGKSSVLRAGLIPALAQGRPPVSDAESWPVLLMTPGTAPLQELAEHTAKLTGQPADEVFRALVEDPTSWREVAGSAAGDGHVVLVVDQFEELFTLCENEDQRRGFLTAVLADEAESATSPGPLVVLAFRADFYGRVLREPRLAVLSQDAQVVVGPLTERQVREVVVEPARISGYQLDEPLVEVLIREAAARPGASATYEAGVLPMLSHTLQALVDAYREDKSDRRTIGLAHYRIVGGVRGAIARTAEHVYLSLTPSERTIAHRLFLRLVRSEPGTPDTRRPVPIDELLTGDDDATAVVFERFVAQRLLIVGSETVEISHEALLSGWPRLAEWLTHDRAGHETHSRLTIAARVWRNGGCHDDDLYRGPRLTTALAWASDDTDRLNVLEQEFLDASASRQRAEAIALRRRLRRRYQVTAVLIILALVAAGTAGYANLVAVQADHDRDAAAHNDRLSASRQIAATADRLVGKDAALAAQLALAAYHIAATPEARSAVLDSSARVVPHRFRVDKGTTKSVATSGAFTAFGTDAGLIDLRHADGGRAAATSSVATLTGGTTTTALTFTPGETALFSGDETGAVRMWRLDDPARPVEVAHLPGRGDPVTALTVRSDGGLLAVAAGTAIRLWRLDLPVPTELPTVTGPTATVRGVAFAPDGRTMASGGEDRSVRVWDVTDPARPEALTTPAGPISQVFAVAYSPDGRTLVAGTAGEHVVYRWDVTDRQNPRSAGPPLSGPTSWVNAVTFSPDGGVLAAAGADGMVWRWNTATWESLAEFSHSTPVTAVAYASRHTLTTLAEDGVTRTWTTIGPVSTGADPVFAVAFDASGSRLAAGTGRGKVHLWDTSDPLRPVRFGEPLAVGPDDPLLTGAVAITPDSGTVIAGGDDGSIVLWDVAGGGSPARVRARLATATELVEGIVVSPDGRKAAVSSDDGTVRVIDISVPDSPRVAATIAVSSTKVYGVRFSPDGRRLAASAGDGKGYLWDVDDIADVRLLGTATGASGPVYAAAINGSGTLAAFGGADYTVRLADLSTVGPPVPVGPPLLGPIDEIFELSFRPRSDVLAVSSVDRTIWLWDLGDPHRPQRLATLQAASEGVLTTQFSPDGRTLVAGTRAGGILIWDTDPESAAGRICEVVGDAITAAEWAQLVPDQPYDAPCD; this is encoded by the coding sequence ATGACCGACAAGGACCCGTTACCGCGCGACGAAGGCAGACCGGGTGCCATCAGCACACCGGCCGAGTTCGCCCAGGAGCTGGACCGCCTGCGTCGACGCTCGGGGCGCTCGTTCCGAGCCTTGGCGACCGACACCGGGCTGGGGTTCACCACGATCTCCGGCTACTGCCGGGGACGGCATATGCCGCAGATGGCAGTGACCGGGCAGTTCGCGACCCTGCTCGCAGCGATGGGGGTGACCAGCGCGCAGGCCAGGCAGGAGTGGCTCGACGTGCTCGCGACCCTGCGCGGGCAGGTCGAGCGCGAGGTGGCGTCGGCGCCGAATCCCTACCGCGGCCTCGAACCGTTCCAGATCAAGGACGCCGGTTTCTTCTTCGGTCGCGGTGAGCTCGTGGACCGCTTGCTGGCCGAACTGGCCCGACGCCGCGGGACCGGCAGCCCGCTGATCGTGGTCGGCCCTTCGGGATCGGGGAAATCGTCGGTCCTGCGCGCGGGGCTGATCCCCGCCCTCGCACAGGGACGTCCACCGGTGTCGGACGCGGAGTCATGGCCGGTGCTGCTGATGACGCCCGGCACGGCGCCCCTGCAAGAACTCGCAGAGCACACCGCGAAGCTGACCGGGCAGCCAGCGGACGAGGTGTTCCGGGCGCTGGTTGAAGACCCGACGTCGTGGCGCGAGGTGGCGGGGTCGGCGGCCGGCGATGGCCACGTCGTCCTCGTCGTGGACCAATTCGAAGAGCTGTTCACCCTGTGCGAGAACGAGGACCAGCGACGGGGTTTCCTCACCGCGGTGCTCGCGGACGAAGCGGAGAGCGCGACATCGCCCGGTCCGCTGGTCGTGCTGGCCTTCCGGGCGGACTTCTACGGCCGGGTGCTGCGCGAACCCCGATTGGCGGTGCTGTCCCAGGACGCGCAGGTCGTGGTCGGCCCGCTGACCGAGCGGCAGGTCCGCGAGGTCGTCGTGGAACCGGCCCGGATCTCCGGTTATCAACTCGACGAGCCCTTGGTCGAAGTCTTGATCCGGGAAGCAGCTGCACGGCCCGGCGCCAGCGCGACCTACGAAGCGGGTGTCCTGCCGATGCTGTCGCACACGCTGCAAGCGCTGGTCGACGCCTACCGCGAAGACAAGTCGGACCGGAGGACCATCGGGCTTGCGCACTATCGGATTGTCGGCGGTGTGCGCGGCGCGATCGCCCGGACCGCCGAACACGTGTACCTGTCGCTCACTCCCTCCGAGAGGACCATCGCCCACCGCCTGTTCCTCCGACTGGTGCGCTCAGAACCGGGGACGCCGGACACGCGCAGACCCGTGCCGATCGACGAGCTGCTCACCGGGGACGACGACGCCACTGCGGTGGTGTTCGAGCGGTTCGTCGCCCAACGCCTGCTGATCGTCGGTTCCGAGACCGTGGAGATCAGCCACGAGGCGCTGCTGAGCGGGTGGCCCAGGCTGGCAGAGTGGCTCACGCACGACCGGGCGGGCCACGAAACCCACAGCAGGCTGACCATCGCTGCCCGGGTGTGGCGCAACGGCGGGTGCCACGACGACGACCTGTACCGAGGACCGCGCCTGACAACCGCGCTGGCCTGGGCGTCCGACGACACCGACCGGCTCAACGTGCTGGAACAGGAGTTCCTCGACGCCTCCGCATCCCGGCAACGCGCCGAGGCGATCGCGCTGCGCCGCCGACTGCGCCGCAGATACCAGGTGACCGCCGTGCTCATCATCCTGGCGCTTGTCGCAGCCGGCACCGCAGGCTACGCGAACCTGGTCGCCGTCCAGGCCGACCATGATCGGGATGCTGCGGCGCACAACGACCGGCTGTCCGCATCGAGGCAGATCGCGGCGACGGCGGACCGCCTCGTGGGCAAGGATGCCGCGCTCGCCGCGCAGCTCGCCCTGGCCGCGTACCACATCGCGGCCACCCCGGAGGCCCGGTCCGCGGTACTAGACTCCTCCGCCCGAGTCGTGCCTCACCGCTTCCGCGTCGACAAGGGCACCACCAAGTCCGTCGCGACGTCGGGTGCGTTCACCGCGTTCGGCACGGACGCAGGCCTCATCGACCTGCGGCACGCGGATGGCGGGCGGGCCGCAGCCACGTCGTCCGTGGCGACGCTGACCGGGGGCACAACCACCACGGCCCTGACGTTCACCCCAGGCGAGACCGCTCTCTTCTCGGGTGACGAAACGGGCGCGGTCCGGATGTGGCGCCTCGACGACCCCGCCAGACCGGTCGAGGTCGCGCACCTGCCCGGCCGCGGCGACCCCGTGACCGCGCTGACGGTCCGCAGCGACGGCGGGCTGCTCGCGGTCGCTGCGGGCACGGCGATCCGCTTGTGGCGCCTCGACCTCCCTGTCCCGACCGAGCTACCGACCGTCACCGGGCCGACAGCGACCGTGCGGGGCGTGGCCTTCGCCCCCGACGGCCGGACGATGGCATCCGGCGGGGAGGACCGATCCGTGCGGGTCTGGGACGTCACCGATCCGGCCCGCCCCGAAGCGCTCACCACACCGGCAGGCCCGATCAGCCAGGTGTTCGCGGTCGCGTACTCGCCCGACGGCCGCACCCTGGTCGCGGGCACCGCCGGTGAGCACGTCGTCTACCGCTGGGACGTCACAGACCGGCAGAACCCGAGGTCCGCAGGCCCTCCACTGAGCGGACCCACGAGCTGGGTGAACGCGGTGACGTTCAGCCCGGACGGCGGTGTGCTCGCCGCCGCGGGCGCCGACGGCATGGTGTGGCGGTGGAACACGGCGACTTGGGAGTCGTTGGCCGAGTTCAGCCACTCCACCCCGGTGACTGCGGTCGCGTACGCCAGCAGACATACCCTGACCACCTTGGCGGAGGACGGCGTCACCCGCACGTGGACCACGATTGGCCCGGTGTCGACCGGTGCGGACCCCGTCTTCGCGGTCGCGTTCGACGCGAGCGGCAGCCGCCTGGCCGCCGGCACCGGGCGTGGCAAGGTGCACCTCTGGGACACCTCCGACCCCCTGCGGCCGGTGCGGTTCGGCGAACCGCTCGCGGTGGGGCCCGACGACCCGCTGCTGACCGGCGCGGTCGCCATCACACCGGACAGCGGCACTGTGATCGCGGGTGGCGACGACGGCTCAATCGTGCTGTGGGACGTCGCTGGCGGTGGGTCACCGGCTCGGGTCCGCGCGCGGCTCGCGACCGCGACCGAGTTGGTCGAGGGCATCGTGGTGAGCCCAGACGGCCGAAAGGCGGCGGTGTCGAGCGACGACGGCACCGTCCGCGTCATCGACATCAGCGTCCCCGACAGCCCTCGGGTCGCCGCGACGATCGCGGTGTCATCGACCAAGGTCTACGGCGTCAGGTTCAGCCCGGACGGCCGCCGACTGGCCGCGTCGGCAGGTGACGGCAAGGGCTACCTCTGGGACGTCGACGACATCGCGGACGTGCGGCTCCTCGGCACCGCCACCGGGGCGAGCGGCCCGGTCTACGCGGCGGCGATCAACGGCTCGGGCACGCTCGCGGCGTTCGGCGGTGCCGACTACACGGTGCGCCTGGCGGACCTCTCCACGGTCGGCCCGCCGGTCCCGGTCGGCCCGCCGCTCCTCGGGCCGATCGACGAGATCTTCGAGCTGAGCTTCAGGCCGCGGTCCGACGTGCTCGCAGTCAGCAGCGTCGACCGGACGATCTGGCTATGGGACCTGGGCGATCCGCACCGACCGCAACGCCTGGCGACCCTCCAGGCCGCGTCAGAGGGCGTGCTCACCACTCAATTCAGCCCGGACGGGCGCACCCTCGTCGCTGGCACCCGGGCTGGTGGGATCCTCATCTGGGACACCGACCCGGAATCCGCAGCCGGTCGCATTTGTGAGGTGGTCGGGGACGCCATCACTGCGGCGGAGTGGGCGCAACTGGTGCCCGACCAGCCCTACGACGCGCCCTGCGACTGA
- a CDS encoding D-alanine--D-alanine ligase family protein, with product MAPGLPSSRGNGSLSVIGASSRACSSGTCGQEVYGSVRTSAEGVLPRDVSRVGWANSRQPSHPGGTVPRPLVLLIGGRSTEHDASLHSYRHVLAEVGAEPERHEVVAVVYIRRLGGAQVFRRAPWPVDEADLLAGPEIPTIDAVRFLAECGAFVFSLLHGTEGEDGCWQGVAEMFGLRGSFGPVLGSALGMDKSLQSAVAASVIPDLRCPPVTVVRRDDIASGVDRALAELGDRAVVVKPNRMGASLLIEKLTDWDGADLLKAVSAIHEYDPEALVQEFVHGDEHSCGVVEQHGEPVALPVLRIQTEHGFFGHAEKHRHGLAGVRVETSAVARRVQRVSELLFRELKLFGWSRFDFIVSGGELHFLETNTIPGLMSGSLFPAMLRAGGRSIGDLIDACVDAAHGRPAVSKHLAYRIEH from the coding sequence ATGGCACCCGGTCTGCCTTCGTCGCGCGGTAACGGGTCCTTGTCGGTCATCGGCGCGTCCTCCAGGGCGTGCTCTTCCGGGACCTGCGGACAGGAGGTGTACGGATCTGTACGAACCTCGGCGGAGGGCGTTCTGCCCCGTGACGTGTCCCGTGTTGGCTGGGCGAACTCCCGTCAGCCCTCTCACCCAGGAGGAACCGTGCCCCGTCCACTCGTACTGCTGATCGGCGGCAGGAGCACCGAGCATGACGCGTCCCTGCACAGTTACCGACACGTCTTGGCGGAAGTCGGCGCGGAACCGGAGAGGCACGAGGTCGTCGCCGTGGTCTACATCCGGCGCCTCGGCGGTGCCCAGGTCTTCCGCCGCGCGCCGTGGCCCGTGGACGAGGCCGACCTGCTGGCGGGCCCCGAGATCCCGACCATCGACGCGGTCCGCTTCCTGGCGGAGTGCGGTGCCTTCGTCTTCTCCCTGCTGCACGGCACCGAGGGCGAGGACGGCTGCTGGCAGGGCGTCGCCGAGATGTTCGGACTCCGGGGCAGCTTCGGTCCCGTGCTCGGTTCGGCCCTCGGCATGGACAAGTCGCTCCAGTCTGCCGTCGCGGCGTCCGTGATCCCCGATCTGCGCTGCCCTCCCGTCACGGTTGTTCGGCGGGACGACATCGCGTCGGGAGTCGACCGGGCACTTGCAGAGTTGGGCGACCGTGCCGTCGTGGTCAAGCCGAACCGGATGGGCGCCTCCCTGCTGATCGAGAAGCTGACCGACTGGGACGGAGCGGACCTGCTGAAGGCCGTGTCGGCGATCCATGAGTACGACCCCGAGGCCTTGGTCCAAGAGTTCGTGCACGGTGACGAGCACAGCTGCGGCGTGGTCGAGCAGCACGGGGAGCCGGTGGCGCTGCCGGTCCTGCGCATCCAGACCGAGCACGGCTTCTTCGGGCACGCCGAGAAGCACAGACACGGCCTCGCCGGCGTGCGGGTCGAGACCTCCGCGGTGGCGCGTCGCGTCCAACGGGTGTCCGAGCTGCTGTTCCGCGAGCTGAAGCTGTTCGGTTGGAGCCGCTTCGACTTCATCGTCTCCGGTGGAGAGCTTCACTTCCTGGAGACGAACACGATCCCCGGCCTGATGAGCGGCAGCCTCTTCCCCGCCATGTTGCGCGCTGGCGGCCGGTCCATCGGCGACCTGATCGACGCCTGCGTCGACGCCGCTCACGGCCGACCGGCCGTGAGCAAGCACCTTGCCTACCGCATCGAGCACTGA
- a CDS encoding threonine ammonia-lyase, translated as MTIEPTTTARPVPSVTPIHELAAHGWCRLLVKDETRQVSGAFKFRGVTHKLSKLRPGTPLVTASTGNHAAALSVAAEAAGHELHVFTPESTPKVKRRRIIDHSARVFTVAGGYDDAERAAMAHAGSERLTYVHSFDDPDVIAGHTGLFVEASRQGVNPDVAFVPIGGGGLVSAAIGAWGGSCRIVGVEHAGAPAMRRSLNTGARCRLPTVQGPAEGLLVRRVGRLPFDIAARFGLRVAVVTDDEIAAALRLLWYEAGIRAEYAGAAALAVALREPRPELDAFCVVSGGNIDDAVWHRAMDGVGGPLG; from the coding sequence ATGACTATCGAGCCGACCACCACCGCGAGACCGGTCCCCTCCGTCACGCCGATCCACGAACTCGCCGCGCACGGCTGGTGCCGCCTGCTGGTCAAGGACGAGACGCGACAGGTCTCCGGTGCGTTCAAGTTCCGCGGCGTGACGCACAAGCTGTCGAAGCTGCGCCCCGGCACCCCGCTGGTGACCGCGTCCACCGGTAACCACGCGGCCGCGCTGTCCGTCGCCGCCGAGGCGGCGGGCCACGAACTGCACGTCTTCACGCCCGAGAGCACCCCCAAGGTGAAACGGCGCCGCATCATCGACCATAGCGCCCGGGTCTTCACCGTCGCTGGCGGCTACGACGACGCGGAACGTGCGGCCATGGCACACGCCGGGTCCGAGCGGCTGACCTACGTGCACAGCTTCGACGACCCGGACGTGATCGCCGGGCACACCGGCCTGTTCGTCGAGGCGAGCAGGCAGGGTGTAAATCCCGACGTCGCGTTCGTGCCGATCGGCGGCGGTGGCCTGGTGTCCGCGGCGATCGGAGCCTGGGGCGGCAGCTGCCGCATCGTGGGCGTCGAGCACGCGGGTGCGCCCGCCATGCGCCGCTCGCTGAACACCGGTGCACGGTGCCGGCTGCCGACGGTGCAGGGCCCGGCGGAAGGTCTGCTGGTGCGCCGGGTCGGCAGGCTTCCGTTCGACATCGCGGCACGGTTCGGGCTGCGGGTGGCCGTCGTGACCGACGACGAGATCGCCGCCGCCCTGCGCCTGCTCTGGTACGAGGCGGGCATCCGGGCCGAGTACGCCGGAGCGGCGGCCCTCGCGGTCGCGCTCCGGGAACCGCGGCCAGAGCTCGACGCGTTCTGCGTGGTGTCGGGCGGGAACATCGACGACGCCGTGTGGCACCGCGCCATGGACGGCGTCGGCGGCCCTCTCGGTTAG
- a CDS encoding C39 family peptidase, which produces MDDTVELPIPYFSQWESADLVPALLAGEVSAASDPAWARSGASTPQEYEFWSWRMCGIACLRMVLAHRDGSAPPAMLLKDDCVVEGAYVVEGTSVKGLIYAPFARYVERKWDLAAEVVTAVGLVEVGDLVRRAKPVMISVHPSVREPAGTAGGRGGHLVLAVGAAPDGLLLHNPSGLPGKSQEFAFVRHELLDRYYAGRGVVFEL; this is translated from the coding sequence GTGGACGACACCGTCGAACTGCCGATCCCCTACTTCTCGCAATGGGAGTCCGCCGACCTCGTGCCCGCGCTGCTCGCGGGTGAGGTCTCGGCCGCCTCGGACCCCGCATGGGCGAGGTCCGGCGCCTCGACACCGCAGGAGTACGAGTTCTGGTCGTGGCGCATGTGCGGGATCGCCTGCCTGCGCATGGTGCTCGCGCACCGGGACGGTTCCGCGCCTCCCGCGATGTTGTTGAAGGACGACTGCGTGGTGGAGGGTGCCTACGTCGTCGAAGGCACGTCGGTGAAAGGGCTCATCTACGCGCCCTTCGCCCGGTACGTCGAGCGGAAGTGGGACCTGGCGGCCGAGGTCGTCACGGCGGTCGGCCTCGTCGAGGTCGGCGACCTGGTACGACGCGCCAAGCCGGTGATGATTTCGGTGCACCCCTCGGTGCGCGAACCGGCCGGGACCGCGGGCGGTCGCGGCGGGCACCTCGTGCTCGCGGTCGGCGCGGCACCGGACGGGCTGCTGCTGCACAACCCGTCCGGTCTGCCCGGGAAGTCCCAGGAGTTCGCCTTCGTCCGGCACGAGTTGCTCGACCGGTACTACGCAGGACGCGGCGTCGTGTTCGAACTCTGA
- a CDS encoding recombinase family protein, with amino-acid sequence MWKSAVVVLSGRDVLTDWMGLRAEDWTGVRCDQGPAPTGGLRFAFYGRTSTTEHQDPVTSRAWQLEVAQELIAGHGTITTTFFDAGRSRRDRWRDRPQAADLQAALRDPDRTFDAIVVGEYERGFAGDQLERLLALFRRHGVQVWLPEAGGPVDLATPEHRATPEHRALVRMLGAQSLREVVRDRHRAMAAMRALTEEGRYLGGRAPYGYRLVEAGPHPQPAGARRGRNVTRLEPDPQTTPTVRWLFTERLAGRSIGNMVEILNQRRTPCPTEHDPARNTHRAGRRWTAETVTTILRNPRYTGWQVWNRQSVDHDHTTPSDQRRHRMTKRKPAHQWVLSRQRAHTPLVGEHDFVAVQRIRAQRPNRRGEAREYLLAGLLRCGACGRRMESRWVHGRPGYRCRHLRGPRTEATPPTLYFREEQLITRIGHTLHLPAAASPRLAVDALR; translated from the coding sequence GTGTGGAAGTCGGCTGTCGTGGTGTTGTCCGGTCGGGACGTGCTCACGGACTGGATGGGCCTGCGGGCGGAAGATTGGACCGGGGTCCGGTGCGACCAGGGGCCGGCTCCCACGGGTGGCCTGCGGTTCGCGTTCTACGGTCGGACCTCGACCACCGAGCACCAGGATCCGGTGACCTCGCGGGCGTGGCAGTTGGAGGTCGCGCAGGAGTTGATCGCCGGTCACGGCACCATCACCACCACCTTCTTCGACGCCGGACGGTCACGGCGCGACCGGTGGCGCGACCGGCCCCAGGCCGCAGATCTACAGGCCGCCCTGCGTGATCCGGACCGAACGTTCGACGCGATCGTCGTGGGCGAGTACGAACGAGGCTTCGCCGGTGACCAGTTGGAGCGACTGCTGGCGTTGTTCCGACGCCATGGCGTGCAGGTGTGGCTGCCCGAAGCCGGTGGACCGGTCGACCTGGCGACACCGGAGCACCGGGCGACACCGGAGCACCGGGCGTTGGTCAGAATGTTGGGTGCGCAGTCGCTGCGCGAGGTGGTCCGCGACCGGCACCGCGCGATGGCGGCCATGCGGGCACTGACCGAGGAAGGCCGCTACCTGGGCGGACGCGCTCCCTACGGCTACCGGTTGGTCGAGGCGGGCCCGCACCCCCAGCCCGCAGGCGCGCGCCGCGGCCGCAACGTCACCCGCCTGGAACCCGACCCGCAGACCACACCGACCGTGCGGTGGCTGTTCACCGAACGCCTGGCCGGACGCAGCATCGGGAACATGGTCGAGATCCTCAACCAGCGACGCACGCCGTGCCCGACCGAACACGACCCCGCGCGCAACACCCACCGCGCCGGACGCCGTTGGACGGCCGAGACGGTGACCACGATCCTGCGCAACCCCCGCTACACCGGCTGGCAGGTGTGGAATCGGCAGAGCGTCGACCACGACCACACCACCCCGAGCGATCAGCGACGCCACCGTATGACGAAGCGCAAACCCGCGCACCAGTGGGTGCTGTCCCGCCAGCGCGCCCACACCCCGCTGGTCGGCGAACACGATTTCGTCGCCGTCCAGCGCATCCGCGCCCAACGCCCGAACCGGCGAGGGGAGGCCCGGGAGTATCTGCTGGCCGGGCTGCTGCGCTGCGGCGCGTGCGGGCGGCGCATGGAGTCGCGCTGGGTGCACGGGCGGCCCGGCTACCGCTGCCGTCACCTTCGCGGTCCGCGCACCGAGGCGACGCCGCCGACGCTCTACTTCCGCGAAGAGCAGTTGATCACCAGGATCGGGCACACCCTGCACCTGCCCGCAGCGGCGAGCCCGCGCCTGGCCGTCGACGCACTGCGCTGA
- a CDS encoding IS3 family transposase — translation MAARRRTAAHRRSERHLAPTPPGRRPTRCRRPRLTTGHRPRTPTLRLPTREGWLYLATVIDLHSREVIGLAMADHMRAELVRDAVDLAIKRGLAGGDAILHADRGSQYTSGLFRSAFAGHGIRPSVGRTGSCFDNGVAESFFATVKTEIGTTVWDTRADARRDAFAYLGYYNHDRLYSKVSYRTPHEVRVGYRRGLALVA, via the coding sequence ATGGCGGCCCGCCGACGAACAGCAGCACATCGAAGGTCTGAAAGGCACCTGGCACCAACTCCTCCGGGACGGCGCCCGACCCGTTGTCGACGACCAAGACTGACCACCGGCCATCGCCCCAGAACGCCCACTCTGCGTCTGCCCACGCGGGAGGGCTGGCTCTACCTGGCCACGGTAATCGACCTGCACAGCCGCGAGGTCATCGGGCTCGCGATGGCCGACCACATGCGCGCCGAACTGGTCCGCGACGCCGTCGACCTCGCCATCAAACGCGGCCTGGCCGGCGGCGACGCGATTCTTCACGCCGATCGCGGGTCGCAGTACACCTCCGGACTGTTCCGCTCCGCGTTCGCTGGTCATGGCATCCGGCCGTCGGTGGGACGGACCGGGTCGTGCTTCGACAACGGCGTCGCCGAGTCGTTCTTCGCCACCGTCAAGACCGAGATCGGGACGACCGTCTGGGACACCCGCGCCGACGCCCGACGCGACGCTTTCGCCTACCTGGGCTACTACAACCACGACCGTCTATATTCGAAAGTCAGCTACCGGACTCCGCACGAAGTCCGTGTCGGCTATCGTCGAGGCCTCGCCCTTGTAGCATGA